The DNA window CATGTTGAAAACCTTAAAAAATACAATATCCCTGTTGTTGTCTCTTTAAATAAATTTTACTCAGATACGGATGACGAGATCAATATGGTAAAAGATTATTGCAATAAATTAGGCGTAGAAGTTAGTGTCAATGAAGGATTTGAGAAAGGCTCGGACGGTGCCATAGATTTAGCTGAAAAAGTAGTAAAAGTTAGTGAACAAAGTTCCGAATTGAAAAGTATTTACGACTTTGAAGATCCTTTAGAAGTTAAAATAGATAAGTTAGCAAAAAATATTTATCGTGCAGCCGAGGTTGAATACTCTTCCCAGGCATTATCATCTATAAAATTTTTAAAAAAATACGGATACGAGAATCTCCCTGTAATTGTTGCAAAAACCCAGTATTCCATATCCGACGACCCCAAAAAACTTGGATTCCCAAAGGATTATACTTTTACAATAAGAGATTTTGAACTTTCAGCAGGTGCTGGTTTCATCGTTGCATTGGCAGGAGATATATTGAGAATGCCAGGTCTTTCAAAGGTTCCCAATGCAGTCAACATGGACATAGACAAAGAAGGAAACATCTCCGGGTTGTCATGAGTATTCAAACAGTAAGAGATTTATTTGCTTCATTGAAAACAATAAGATCTAGCTATCACTTTTAGGGGGTATCACATTATGTTAATCGAAGTAAAAAATATTATTGATAAAATAAAAACAGAAATATCGTCACTCAAAGAAAAACTTTCCTATGAACCTAAGCTAGTAAGTTTAGTTGTTGAACCTGATGAATCTACTAAATCCTATCTCAATTCGCAAAAAAGAAATGCAAAAAAATATGGAATCAATTTAGAAATCATAGAAAGCAGTGATTTGATTGACGATCTAAGAAAATATAACGAAGACGATAGTACAGATGCTATCTTTGTTGCAAGGCCTTTAAAGAAGGGATTCACTGAATTAGATATAGCACAATATATCAATCCTGAAAAAGATGTGGAAGGGGTAAGTTTATACAACATCGGTTCAATGTTCTACGAAAAAGAATTATTTGTACCTTGTACTGCTGACGCTGTAGTGAAAATAATAGAAGATACAACTGACGTTAAAGGGAAGAATATTGTTATACTCGGGAGAAGTACTACGGTAGGAAAACCTGCTGCTCTAATGCTCCAAAGACACGGAAGAGATGCAACAGTCACCGTCACACATACAAAAACTAAGAATTTAAAAGAGATAGCAAAAAGTGCAGATATTTTGGTTGCAGCAATAGGTAAGGCTAATTTCGTTGATAGAACTTTTGTAAGAAATGGAATGATTGTAATCGATGTAGGGATTAACGTAGTTGATGGTATGATAGTAGGTGATGTTGATAAGGGCGTCTCAGAAATTTGCCAATTAACACCTGTACCCGGTGGAGTTGGAAGTGTTACCACAGCTATTCTTATGAGAAATGTTTTTAGAGCAGCTATCAATAAAAAAGGAGATCTATAATCTTGAAGTACGATTTTGATGAAATCGTTGATAGAAGGAATACAGAATCCGCAAAATGGAAAGCCATTAAAAAACTTTATGGTAGAGATGACATTATCCCAATGTGGGTTGCCGATATGGATTTTAAATCTCCACCTGAAGTGATTGAAGTATTAAAAAAACGAGCAGAACACGGAATATTTGGTTATCCAATGTTAGATGATGATTACTTCTATCCTTTTATAAATTGGATAGAGATTAAGCATGGTTGCAAGATAAAAAAAGAGTGGATAGTAACAACTGACGGTGTTGTTGATGCCTTAAAAATTGCCATACTTGCCTACTCCAAACCAGGAGATAACGTTGTAATTCAAACCCCTGTTTACTATCCTTTTTATAACATCATCAA is part of the Petrotoga olearia DSM 13574 genome and encodes:
- a CDS encoding bifunctional 5,10-methylenetetrahydrofolate dehydrogenase/5,10-methenyltetrahydrofolate cyclohydrolase; translation: MLIEVKNIIDKIKTEISSLKEKLSYEPKLVSLVVEPDESTKSYLNSQKRNAKKYGINLEIIESSDLIDDLRKYNEDDSTDAIFVARPLKKGFTELDIAQYINPEKDVEGVSLYNIGSMFYEKELFVPCTADAVVKIIEDTTDVKGKNIVILGRSTTVGKPAALMLQRHGRDATVTVTHTKTKNLKEIAKSADILVAAIGKANFVDRTFVRNGMIVIDVGINVVDGMIVGDVDKGVSEICQLTPVPGGVGSVTTAILMRNVFRAAINKKGDL